The Oncorhynchus clarkii lewisi isolate Uvic-CL-2024 unplaced genomic scaffold, UVic_Ocla_1.0 unplaced_contig_3579_pilon_pilon, whole genome shotgun sequence genome has a window encoding:
- the LOC139402271 gene encoding uncharacterized protein: MIIADDIATLICYIFNLSLLERPSGLEGRSSHSSSQEDPSPQSKSTVPTHSPSPQPKSTVPVHSPSPQSQSTVPTHSPSPQSQHTAPTHSPSQQPTTHSPSPQSTAPVQVHSPNTQPQSTAPTHSPSPQSTAPVHSPSPQSQSTAPVHSPSPQSTAPVPSPSAHSPTHSPNTQPQSTAPTHSPSPKPESTVPVPVHSPSPQSQSTAPVHSPSPQSTAPVPSPSAHSPTHSPNTQPQSTAPTQSQSIAQVHSPSPQYQSIAPVHSPNTHSQSTVPVHSPNTQSQSIAPVHSPSP; this comes from the exons atgataatagcggacgatattgccactcttATTTGctatatcttcaatttaagcctactagaaaggccctcaggcctggagggaagatcAAGTCATTCCTCTTCCCAAGAAGA TCCCAGTCCACAGTCCAAGTCCACAGTCCCAACACACAGTCCCAGTCCACAGCCCAAGTCCACAGTCCCAGTCCACAGTCCCAGTCCACAATCCCAATCCACAGtcccaacacacagccccagtccacagtcccaacacacagccccaacacacagccccagtcaaCAACccacaacacacagccccagtccaCAGTCCACAGCCCCAGTCCAAGTCCACAgccccaacacacagccccagtcaacagccccaacacacagccccagtccaCAGTCCACAGCCCCAGTGCACAGTCCCAGTCCACAGTCCCAGTCCACAGCCCCAGTCCACAGTCCCAGTCCACAGTCCACAGCCCCAGTCCCAAGCCCCAGTGCACATTccccaacacacagccccaacacacagccccagtccaCAGCCCCAACACACAGTCCCAGTCCAAAGCCCGAGtccacagtcccagtcccagtccacaGCCCCAGTCCACAGTCCCAGTCCACAGCCCCAGTCCACAGTCCCAGTCCACAGTCCACAGCCCCAGTCCCAAGCCCCAGTGCACATTccccaacacacagccccaacacacagccccagtccaCAGCCCCAACACAGTCCCAGTCCATAGCCCAAGTCCACAGTCCCAGTCCACAGTACCAGTCCATAGCCCCAGTCCACAGCCCCAACACACATTCCCAGTCCACAGTCCCAGTCCACAGCCCCAACACACAGTCCCAGTCCATAGCCCCAGTCCACAGTCCCAGTCCATAG